Genomic DNA from Brassica rapa cultivar Chiifu-401-42 chromosome A04, CAAS_Brap_v3.01, whole genome shotgun sequence:
GATGATCCAACCACATTCAGTTCCTGTCCAAACAGCTTGTGAACTACCAAAGGCGGCTCAGCTCTCCTCGTGAACAAACTCTGAACAGATTTAACCAACTCAAGATTCTCAGGCAAAGACCAAACGGAACCAAGCTCAACAACGCCAACTTCAGTATTCACCATAACAACCGTCCTAATACCAGCCGACCTCGCCATAAAAGACCTGAAACAATAATCATCACCCGAGTCAACCCACCACACGTGTCTCCCCGAAGCAAAGCACTTCCCAGGCCCACCTTCACCGTGATTAAAGAAGAAATACATCGAAGCCAAGAAGAAAGTCTCTGTAGCAGTAACTCTCTCCAAGCTCAAAGCGTAATTGTCTTCGTCGGATTCGCCAAACACTCTCTGAAGGTTCTGCAGCACTCTCTTCctcatctcttcttcctctaggGTGCTGCTGGGGCAGTTACAAACGCTGGATTCCTCTTCCTTAGGCTCGCGGCAGCACCCGTCTCCCCAGCCTAGGACTCGGTGTCCGGATCTAGACACGGTCTGCTGCCAAAGGATGGCGTAGTTCCAGCTGAAATTCTCAGAGTTTGGCCACTCTACTAAACTAGAAAGCTTCTTGTTGAGGCTATCGTCGGTTTCCATTAATAGAAAGAGATTCTGATTCGAAGATGAGATTGTTTTGAGAAAATCGGAAGCTGAGTTTCCTAAAATGGCATTAGCCATGGATGTCTCTTCTTCATCCCATCCTAAAtcattcatcttcttcctctattTACACaaccaaatccaaaaaaaaaaacaaacctttCTTTTACAGGACCAGTGATGCTTGGAACCATGTAAAAACGAGAACTTTAACGAGAGGAAGTGGTGaaagtttcgatttttaaa
This window encodes:
- the LOC103866281 gene encoding transcription factor ABA-INDUCIBLE bHLH-TYPE, with product MNDLGWDEEETSMANAILGNSASDFLKTISSSNQNLFLLMETDDSLNKKLSSLVEWPNSENFSWNYAILWQQTVSRSGHRVLGWGDGCCREPKEEESSVCNCPSSTLEEEEMRKRVLQNLQRVFGESDEDNYALSLERVTATETFFLASMYFFFNHGEGGPGKCFASGRHVWWVDSGDDYCFRSFMARSAGIRTVVMVNTEVGVVELGSVWSLPENLELVKSVQSLFTRRAEPPLVVHKLFGQELNVVGSSTNNQLRKSDSCNENRPVSLLAVGGGGGGCVVEEKRPKKRGRKPANGREEPLNHVEAERQRREKLNQRFYALRAVVPNISKMDKASLLEDAISYIKELQERVKIIEAEGVRRESTEVEIQAVEEEVVVRVISPLETHPVSRIVQAMRNSEVSVMESKLSSAEETVFHTFVVRSSNGSDPLTREKLIAAAAAYPQQPLVPSHSSQVSGDL